The stretch of DNA TCGTCAGCCGCAGCGATGGATTCAGGCCGATGCGGCGCTGGACCTCGCCGAAGCGGACGAGGCGGGCGAGCCACTTGGCGTTCAACCCGACCTCCTCCCGGAAATACCGTTCAAGTTGCCGGGGACTGAGGTTCAGTTCGTTGGCCAGGGCCGTGATCTTCGTTGTCCCGTGCGAGGCGTAAAGCTGCCGCGCGGCCCTCACGCCCTTACCTGGCGCTTCTGTCTGAATGCGGCACAGGTCCAGCATCCACTCCTCCAGGGCCTCCCGCGCCGCCGCCCAGTCCCCGAGTTCGAGCAGGCCGCAGATTTGCCGCGCCAGAGGTTCACGAGTGAGGTCCAGGCCCGACCCCTCCCCGCCCAGGAGCCGTTTCGCCCCCCAGGGAAAGAGGTGGGCCGTGAGCGTGCGGCCCCCGCCACGCGACTCGATATCCCGGGCCACCAATTGAGGGCCGCAAAGCGTTGCCCGCGCGGGGCTGCCGCTTCCCGCACGAAAGCTCAGCCGCACCAGATATTCCGGCATCTCCCGGTGGGCCCACAGCACCGCGCTGTGGGTGAAGGCCTTCTCCTCATACGACCGGACCCACGCGCTCAGACGTGGGTCGGGCAGGTACGTGCGGAAGATCATGCTCTACTTTGCGCGGAAGGCGCGGCGTTTGCCTACTGTGTTCGTCGGGCAGCAGGGCCGGGAAGGTTCTCGCTCAGCGCCCCCGCAGCGTGGTCTGCACCGCGCTCATGAACTCGGCGCGGGTGCGGGCGTCCTCCTTGAAGAGGCCGCGCATGGCGCTCGTGGTCGTGCTCGAATTCTGCTTCTGCACGCCGCGCATCGCCATGCACAGGTGAACGCCCTCCATCAGCACCGCGACGCCACGGGGGTTCAGCAACTCCTCCACCGCGTCGGCGATCTGGGTGGTGATGCGCTCCTGCACCTGGAGGCGGCGCGAGTAGAGGTCCACGATGCGGGCGAATTTGCTCAGGCCCAGGATCTTGCCGTCGGGAATGTAGGCGATGTGCGCCCGGCCGTAGAAGGGCAACATGTGGTGCTCGCACATGGAGTAGAACTCAATGTCCTTCACGATCACCATTTCAGAGCCGTCGGCAGCGAACACGGCGTCCCCGGCGGCGTCGGCGAGCGTCTTGTGATACCCGGCGGTCAGGAAGCTCCAGGCTTTCGCCACGCGGTGCGGCGTCTTTTGCAGGCCCTCGCGGTCGGGGTCCTCGCCGATGGCGGCCAGCCAGTCCTGGGTTAGGACGC from Deinococcus apachensis DSM 19763 encodes:
- the folE gene encoding GTP cyclohydrolase I FolE, which produces MTTPPTISAAEERQEVPGLRVLTQDWLAAIGEDPDREGLQKTPHRVAKAWSFLTAGYHKTLADAAGDAVFAADGSEMVIVKDIEFYSMCEHHMLPFYGRAHIAYIPDGKILGLSKFARIVDLYSRRLQVQERITTQIADAVEELLNPRGVAVLMEGVHLCMAMRGVQKQNSSTTTSAMRGLFKEDARTRAEFMSAVQTTLRGR